The genomic interval GAAGCTATAAAAATAAGCAAGCAATTGAAAATCAAAAAGTGGCAAGACGAAAGTGCAATGCTTTTGGGTAAATTTTATTTCCAAATTAATAATTATCCAGAAAGTAAAAAATGCTTTCAACAGGTTGTCGCACAATGCAGAAAAGAAAAGAACAAAGCTGCTCTGGCTTATGCTTTGCTAAATCAAGCAAGTTATCAATATGATTTAGATCCAGAGAAAGAAAAAATCTTAAAAGAAGCTCAAATTTTATACGAAGAATTAGGCATTCCTGAAAAAGTAATTGAAGCAAAAATGAAGATTTGCACCATTTATTTCTGGCACGGAAAAATTAATGATGCAAAAAAAATACTGTATCAAAATATTGCTGCCATGAGAAAAATCGGTTTTAGACAACAGCAATTTGGAGAGACAACAATTTCATATATAGAAGGTGTTCAGTTTAATATAAAAAGTGCGTTTTATTATGCTTTAAAAAGTGTAGAAACTATGGAAAACACCAAAGACTACACCTTTGCCGATATTTTCTACATGAGATTAGGATTGATTTATTTAAATATGGGGCATTATGATGAAGCTTCTAAAATGGCTGAAAAAAGTATTCAATACGGACAAAACGTTTTTAACAGCGGTAGTTGGTACAAAAGTTTTGTAACGGCAGCAGCTTCTCTTTCTATGAAAGGAAAAAATAAAGAGGCAATTGAATACATGAATACGGTTACGAGTAAATTTTCGCCTCCGAATAACTTTGACAAAATGCTGGTTAATTTTGCCTACGCGAATTGTTATGCAAGAATTAAAAATTATGGCACAGCCGAAAAATATTTCGAAAAAACTGCTGCAGCTGCAGATGCTTTAGAGTCTCCGCAAACTCATAGAGATGTTTGTAACAGCTATTCTACTATCGCACTGTTTTACGCTAATCGCGCTGATTATAAGAACACTAAATATTATGTTGAAAAAATAGATCAATTATCAAAAAAGTATAATAAAAACTATGGTTCAGAAGCTCTCTATATGTCAATTTATAAATTGGATTCTGCAAATGGAGATTTTAAATCTGCACTAGTGAATCACAAAATCTACAAGAAATTTAGTGATTCGCTTATGGATTATGCAAAAAACAAACAAATTGAAGAACTTAAAATTCAATATGAAAGCGTAAATAAAGAACAAAAAATCAAGCTTTTAAGTCAAGAAACATCTCTTCAAGAAAATGCTCTCAAAAAATCAAAATTATTAAATACGCTTTCTATTTGGAGCTTGGTTTTATTACTGATTACGATTGCTTTATTGTATAACAGATATCGACTGAAACAAAAAAATAATGCCGAATTAGAACTTAAAGAAAAAGAAATCAATCAGAAAAACATCAATTTAAGGCATTTGCTTGATGAAAAAGAATGGCTTTTGAAAGAAATTCATCATCGTGTAAAAAACAATCTTCAAACCGTAATAAGCCTTTTAAATTCGCAATCGGCTTATTTAGAAAATGATATGGCACTTTCAGCCATTAAAAACAGCCAGCATCGTATACATTCTATGTCATTGATTCATCAGAAATTATACAATTCTGAAAATATTTCTACGATCAATATGCCAAATTACATCAAAGAATTGGTCGAATATTTACGTGAATCATTTTCGCTTGGTCAACGAATTCGTTTCGAAATAAAAATAGATCCTTTAGAATTGGATGTTGCTCAGGCAGTTCCACTTGGACTTATTTTAAATGAATCTATCACAAATTCAATAAAATATGCTTTTCCAGAAAATCGCATAGGATTGATTTATGTAACCTTAGAGGCGACTTCAGAAAATAAATATCTTTTAACCATTGCTGATAATGGAGTTGGTTTTGATACTGATATCAATTCTAAAAAAATCAATTCTTTCGGATTAAGTTTAATTAAGGGTTTGAGCGACGATTTGGAAGCGCATTTTTCTATGGAAAATAAAAACGGAACAATTCTTAAAATTGAGTTTTCTAAAGAATTTCCAATCATCGAAAAAAGAAAATAAGTAGCTAATGATTTCGCTTTTCTTTTATAGCGAAATCTCACTAATCTAAATCCGTTTAGCGAAATATAGCGCATTTATTCTTCTGAAAAAGCGCTAAATAGCTATTAATAGGCATTTTATTGACATGGCATATAAATTGGTTTCTTGAGCAAATTAACACTCAAAACCATTTATTATGAAAAAATCAATATTGCTATTAATCATTCTATTTGTTAATTATGGCACTGCAAAAGCTTGTGATAAATGCAGTACTTATAACAATGAAGATTTTAAAATTAAATCGGCCACAATTACCCACAAAGCAGATTTAGGTCTTACCGTTTGGGATATTAAAGTAGAAGGAACTGCAGGAAAAACAATGCCTAAACCTGTCGGACAACTAAACGGTGCGCCGGTTTTGGCTTATGTCTTTCCGACTACTTTAAAATCCTCTGATATTGGTTTCGGTCAAGCCGAAGGGATTGTGGCGCTTGCTCTTACGTCTCATCCTGATTTTGAAGATACACCGCTTTGGGATGAAAATCTAGACGGAAATTATCTTAATGACGGACTAATCTGGCATGCGCATTGGGTTTTACTTGTTGAA from Flavobacterium sp. YJ01 carries:
- a CDS encoding histidine kinase dimerization/phosphoacceptor domain -containing protein — its product is MKIFYSLCLIFFILINSEAQNHPATANYDLKKKRLLIQTCSTYLFNSNQGSIDADSSVVLTCKAYKLPVLLAYDEGYNDGTYLIGNDLIEKGNLEAVKQLFSKSKGEDKLKLAFQLGNFYLFQSFAKPDDLKNANFYISEAIKISKQLKIKKWQDESAMLLGKFYFQINNYPESKKCFQQVVAQCRKEKNKAALAYALLNQASYQYDLDPEKEKILKEAQILYEELGIPEKVIEAKMKICTIYFWHGKINDAKKILYQNIAAMRKIGFRQQQFGETTISYIEGVQFNIKSAFYYALKSVETMENTKDYTFADIFYMRLGLIYLNMGHYDEASKMAEKSIQYGQNVFNSGSWYKSFVTAAASLSMKGKNKEAIEYMNTVTSKFSPPNNFDKMLVNFAYANCYARIKNYGTAEKYFEKTAAAADALESPQTHRDVCNSYSTIALFYANRADYKNTKYYVEKIDQLSKKYNKNYGSEALYMSIYKLDSANGDFKSALVNHKIYKKFSDSLMDYAKNKQIEELKIQYESVNKEQKIKLLSQETSLQENALKKSKLLNTLSIWSLVLLLITIALLYNRYRLKQKNNAELELKEKEINQKNINLRHLLDEKEWLLKEIHHRVKNNLQTVISLLNSQSAYLENDMALSAIKNSQHRIHSMSLIHQKLYNSENISTINMPNYIKELVEYLRESFSLGQRIRFEIKIDPLELDVAQAVPLGLILNESITNSIKYAFPENRIGLIYVTLEATSENKYLLTIADNGVGFDTDINSKKINSFGLSLIKGLSDDLEAHFSMENKNGTILKIEFSKEFPIIEKRK